GATGGTTTGCTTGCAGTTCATGAGACCCATCTATCAGGGTTGCATGGAGAAGGGCATTCAGCATGTGGCCACGCATGCGACGGAGGCGGCTCTTGGCGGTGGCGGCAGTGCATCCCGCTCATCCTCCGCTGCTGCGGTCAATGGCAAAGTGAAGCGCTCATGAGAATACGCCCAATTAGCACAAAATAAAGCGCAGCCGTCGCCCGCTACAacacaacagaaacaacagcaacaacaaacgactaacaacaacaacaataataataacaacaacaatgtttcTTGCAAATCGAACAAGAATACCAATTACAACCATAGCAGTGTCACCAACAATAGAGGCGCAGGATTTCTAAGCAACATTTGGGGCAAGTTGAGCGGAGGCATGCCCCAAACGAcggcggcgacggcgacgaaGACGGCCAACTCAgcctccaactccaactcatCATTGGCCGTCACAAACAGTCGCAAAAACAGGCGCAAATCGAAGCGCAATTAATTAAGTCTAAATGCATCGTTTGGTCACATTTGTTTACTTCTTAATTGTCGTCGattgatttgtataaattgtaaGCCCTAAATGGATAGAAACAAAATAACTAGCTATTAATTGCCCTAAAAggaatattgttttttatataacatacATTAATTTAACAGCTCAGCGCAGcgctaaataatatattaatatacataataataacatacatacaatacatatttaGTAAGTGGCTCGTATttgttgaaaatcaaattttaaattgttttttatatgcatatatatttactatatgtAATTAGaaggaaaaagaaaacttgaaaCTACAAACTTTCATGCTgtaatataatgaaattgcTTACGAATTTAAACTCGTTTAATTTCCACAATATTTTATCTTGTCTCTTATATTCTTATTATGTGAAAAATTCTTGCCTCTTTTGCTTATtgatatgtataaataaaatacacactgTTGTTGGCTCGTTAAACGTATACACAATCataatttgcattatttttggttaattttattgttttaacacAATGCATTGCCATCGTCACAAAGTCACAATGTTGGTAAAGGtctaatagttaaataaataagttaaagtaaatcaattgtttttgattatatttgaggaaaattaaaattgcatgaTGAATAGCTCTATCTAGCAGTTGTATTTCtatcataaaaacaaaacataaatgcGTTATTTATTCCTTCTTAGTGTCCTTACAGCAGCTTTTCTCTGTTTTCACGACAGCAGCTTCCACTTTCTTGCAGCAGCCGCCACCTGATGGCTGGGTCACATTTGAAGGATTACAGCCACATTTTCCGGGCGAACTGCACTTGCAACCATCGGCACATTTCTCAGCCGTACATTTGCACTCTGTATGGAGACAATGAGATTTTCTTTTgtgcttaatattttatattaacaaatacTCACCCTTTTCACAACCAACACAAGgcattttaacaaaattcttttctttcttgGCCGAGTTGGCTTATGAACTTTGACAGGTCATGACTTTGACAATTGGGATTAGCGCATGCGCGTAATGTCGAGGCTTGCATTAGTCAAAACATTCCCTGCATGTCATACAGTTGgacaatttcttttttcggACATGTTCGGAGTCACACAAATTCGAATACCGTCAATTATctatatttgaaaacaaataaatatgtttaaaatgcaaatctgtcaaaaaatattttgaaatctgttttttaatttatatccaAGCCCTCAGTTCACATTCCCTCATCGGTCTGTAAGGTATATCAGTGtagaatatttgaaatatttaaaagtttttggtAGACTATGAACCAATCATTTAAACTTATATGctgtattgtttttattattatttgctcatgatttttattttgttttgttgttcaaCATTACATATTAAAGATTTCGATCGTTTGCTGTAGCTTAAGACTAACATTTGATGCGTCCTTTAAagggttgttttttttttttcttttaattaatttatttgtttgtttatctttGCCCTTTGTGTTTCACATGGACAACTTACTAGACTTATGTGcgtaattacaattaattctCACATGAACTAAAGAACGTGAAATGTTTGTTATGCAATTCTTCGTATCGTTCAGCAATTTACAATGAAAATTGTTACACATCTTCGATTTAAAATTGTggattaattatataatatctGTTCATTTGTGTCTAACATATAAGTAGTACAAGTGCATATGGATGGGATAGGAAAGGAGCGAACAGGATAGGAAACTAAACCAAATGTATTTAGCAGCGTAAAACGTATCTAAAGGTTCTACTAcaacatatatagatattagCGTCTCGTAAGCCGTTTTATCAACTTAGTTTTCATTGTAtcattttacatttcatttatcaATTACTTTTCTCACTTTGTTGCCCCATTTGTTAAtccatttgttttttcttttcttttttttttttggcaatttgtaGTGCATAACAAGGTTCTTGTTTTGAATATGTGTGTAAACTTTTTACTTAACtatatcattaatatttttgtttttgtcaattGCGAATTTTGTGATTTGCTTTAAGTTTTggacaatttatttatgttcttgGAAGTCTTAAAATAGTAACCTTTATGATAATTGCTAACAATATGgatttatgtgtgtatatatttatatatgtttattaatgcgtgtatgtatgtgtgtctatGTAGTGGTGAGTGTGGATTGagttacatttatatatttgattttcgtttgttgttttttaccaattaaatatgtttgagtaatttaaatttagtataaattttatgcttaGAAATCGGTTGACTCCACATAAATCTGTGGTGTTTGTGGAGCAGCCGGAGTTGCCTAAAGCAAGCAGCACCAACCTTGGGTTGTTCAAATCTTTCTGTACAACTGTTTGACCTTTGGCCAAATGTTCGGATGTAGTACCTAAGCGTGTGGCCATCATCAGTCCAATGGCTTGCCGAAAAACAAAATGCTGAGCAAATCATTGAACGACAACTAAATTTGTGTTGGACTTGCCGCCTGGGAAGTTGATGCAACGCCAGCCACAGAACTGCTCGCAGTTGCGGCAACGACGGTCTTGACAACGGCCGCAGTTGCTGGCAAAGATTCATCGAATTTATTCGCCTGTACCTGTACCTGATCCTGATCATGGTTCTGGACCTGGTCCTGGTCCTGTCCATTCGACTTGGACTTGCTGGGCAGAGGCGATTGCAGATACATTTCTCTCACCATTTCAATGTTGTATCTGTCCTGCTCGTCCTTGGGCTCTGGTGGCGTTGATGCACCCTTGGGCCTTGTCCTAACTGCAACCGCTGAAGCTGCAGCTGATGTAGATGCCTCTACGGGCAATTCTTCACTGGGTGGCTCCTTGCTCGTCGCTGCACTGGATGTATTTGCGTCCCGTTTAATGATGCTGAAAATGCTTTGTATGTAGGATTCCATGGTGAGCAGAGTGCTGAGACGCCTTTTGCGATCCTCGTTGAGACGATCCTGTGCGGTCTTTTTGTTGGCTGATTTCTTGTTTCGCTTGGGTGTCGGCTCCAATTCATCTTCCAGCTCCGTTTCATCGTCGGATGGGGGAATTGATGCTTTCTCCAGTTTATCGGATGTGGATGCAGATGATGGACTCTCCATATGCTCATCCACGGTATCAGCGGCCGGCACTGTCTCAGTAGCAGGAGTAGAAGGAGCAGCTGCGGCAGCGGGGGCAGCATTGTCCTCAGCTCGATTTGGCATTTCCATAGACACATCGTCAGTGTTGGCTTTATCGACTGCCTCGACATTCTCTTTGCTTTCTCCCGAATTGTCTGTGGTCTCCGCTTCGGACTGGGCTGCCGATTGTGTCTCCTCCTTGTCCTTGCTAGAGTCCCGTTTTAGCTTCTTGTTCGGAAATTGATCtacaaataagaaaagaaaaatatgaaaaacctTATTGCGCACCTTAATTCGATGAATTGACAATCTCACCTCGCTCTGCATCCTTCTTAAAGCGTTCGCTTTTGTTGAGCAGTGCCCTCAATGATCCGCGCAGCTCCTTGCGCACGGATGTCGGGACCCCAGTGGCCTGGGCAATGATTCGTATGGCAAAGAGATCGCCGCACAGCTCATCGATGTCATCCTTTGAGTGCATGCCATAGTTGATCGTGTAGATCATGCGAGCAACCGGCAGTTGGGCTGCTACCTTATGATAGTACAGCTCCAAAAATTCCCGCACAAAGGCATCCTTCAGCATACTCCGCTCATCCCTCAGCACATTATGCAAATACTCTATCAGCAGCTGATTTTTCACAAGCAGTTCCGAGTATCTAAATGggcaaaaattttgataacaaattattttttttttgttgttaagcAATAGAATTAagtagatatttaaaaataaaaataaagtagagaatcaaaccgaaacaaatagcGGCTC
The genomic region above belongs to Drosophila innubila isolate TH190305 chromosome 3R unlocalized genomic scaffold, UK_Dinn_1.0 2_E_3R, whole genome shotgun sequence and contains:
- the LOC117789688 gene encoding metallothionein-3; this translates as MPCVGCEKECKCTAEKCADGCKCSSPGKCGCNPSNVTQPSGGGCCKKVEAAVVKTEKSCCKDTKKE